The Juglans regia cultivar Chandler chromosome 6, Walnut 2.0, whole genome shotgun sequence genome contains the following window.
gaaaagaaataaaatttaaaagttacaaCAGCTCATAatgaaatattacttttaaaaggattaccgctccataaacataacacttcaaGTTTAATGGATAGAATGCCTACTTTTATGGGTAGAATTCCGTATCGAAGTCATATGACTCTgcttaaaatacaaaacaatataaatgttgaattagTGCTTTTGGATGGAGTCTTGAAtcgatttatatatttatacgtaagaaaagaaataaaactcaaaagttACAATGATTCATAATAAAACATTGCTTTTAAAAGGTTTACTGCTTcataaacataacacttcaaatttaatgggTAGAATGTCTATTTTTATGGGTAGAATGTCATGTCAGAATTATATGACTTCGCTTTTACTTTTAAAAGGTTTACCGTTTcataaacataacatttcaaatttaataggTAGAATGCCTACTTTTATGGGTAGAATcaaggttttgaatttcgtaccaTACCGGCCGATACGGCCAAAATATTTCACTTATATGGCGTAGCCAATATAGAGAATGGTATAGTTTCGTATCGGTTAGAATTTTGACCGTTTTAGCCCGTACCAGCCTATATTTTcacctttacttttttttttttcatttattcaaacTATAAGCTAATTTTTTtaccctcaattcagactagactatttataatttttatatatttttatataatttatttatatatagactattttttgagaatataatttttatatatttatatatataatttattcatatatagactattccgAAACGATCACCGATATGATATTGAAAACATTAGGTAGAATGCCTacttttttagataaaataccACGTCAAAATTATATGactctatttttatatataataatagatatgATAATTGTCATGAAGTCTAGGAGAAATCATTAAGAAGTtgcatcattttccttttccttatatatataatagctctCAAGAAATTAGTAACGTCTTATGGGAATAAAAAAGACTAGGTCCCGTATGTTCTCCACACATTGGGCAAACTATTATTGTCTTTGGCTATATATCAATTTAACATGTTAATAATTCATTGATTTTGGCATAACTAGGAgtttataatattgattaattaaGATAGGGGTGGGTCCACCCTACCCCACACCATGCCGGTAGCACTCCTAAAAAACCATGCCAGTAGCACTCctaaattaagatggatgataatAATATGATTAACAAGAGAGAAAATTATATGGCACATGATTCACATGGAGCTAGGGATTTAATTGCACCCCATGTTTCTTTTCATGATTAATtgcatcattaaaaaaaattatgaaatttcatcatctttaaactttaaaatctaatttaaaattagtattCTTGATCACACGCCAATCATGCTTAACAAGCCTATAATCCGCGCATTGTGAGATTGTTGTGTATGAGAGAGATTTAGAGAGAGACCGGATTTTATAGTAGAAAAATTCGAAACGGTTTATAAAGCGGTTTATTTGACGAAACAATATAaaagttaggggtgtaaattcaaaccggaaaaccggtccggaccggaccggaccagttttaccggttttgaaccggtccggtctggaaccAGTTCTTAGAATATGAAAACCGGCCAATTCTGGTCCGGTTCCAGTTTAGAGAGTttttagaccggaccggaccggttgataaaaaaaatataaaaaaaaatatttttatatataagttttatacaaaatattatatatattaaatattaatatatatataagttttatatataatgtataattataaatttatacattaaatgttaatttataatttcatatatatatattcatatatgaaataatttcatattataatttataaattattacattaaatgttaatacaatatataagtttataaataatactaatagtctaatattattagactatagactatagttatatttataattaatactaaaagtttttactaaaagtttataactaatactaatattaaatatataatttataactaatactaatatataacttataactataccaatagtcttaaaagaatcgaaaaatcggaccggaccagagcagaaaccggtaaaaccggaagtattagtttaggagggtaaccggtgcataatcggttttgaaaaatataaaaccggtacataccggttcggtcttaaattttatccaaaatcggatcggaccgaaccggttacacccctaataaaGGTTGAAATAGTACATTTGAGTCGTgacttgaattaatttatatctttatatgtaagaaaagaaataaaacttaaaagttacaacagttcataatgaaatatttcttttaaaagaattacCGTTTCAAAAACATAACGCTTCAATTTTAATGGATAGAATGTTTACTTTTATAGATAGAATGTCACATCAGAATCATATGAGTCcgcttaaaatacaaaataatataaatgttgaattaaTACTTTTTGGTAGAATCTTGAATCGGTTTATATCtatataagaaaagaaataaaatttaaaaattataacgatttataatgaaacattacttttaaaaaattcaccgtttcataaacataacacttcaaaATTAATAAGTAGAATgtctatttttatgaatagaatgtcacataaaaattatatgactctacttttatatataataatagatgGATGATCATCTTATAAACAATGATCGGTGATCTATTAATCTTGATCGTGATTGcccattatataatatattgacgcatgcaatttaaacttttaaatttaattcaaaattaattgtcatttattctattattatatatttatttattgaaacatGTCTATTAATAAAGTATGGGGAGACGGATGTTGTGCCAGATAGCTTTTGTTATGATCACAATCATGCTCGACAGCTAGCTAGGTGCATGTGTACAATTATGATTAATGGGTGtgacaattaattaaatatatatggatTAAGATGCTGCATGTACCACTAATTGTTTGGATAAGCAGATAAGAAAGTTCAACTAATTAACTCCATAgaattgaatattaatattcgGAACATAAGCTACGAATATTATTGCTGGCCACTTAAAATTtgttgaaaagattgaaaagtacGGCCAATTCCTACGTTTAATgtcctatatataaatataaatatatatatatatattcttcatgTCACACATTATCAACATTGTTATTCTATATTCCTCATCACAtttatctatacatatatatattcttcatgTCACACATTATCAACATTGTTATTCTATATTCCTCATCACATTTATCTATACATATATGGATAATCTGTTCCATGAATCTAATTTAACTTTGGGCCACCACCATTAATTAAGGCATTTGAATATGGAATAATAACAATAGTATTGACGTGAATATAACATATGccaaaaagagtaatgttagatacaattataaTCCAATTATAAACctcacgtatttttttttaatcagtggGGCCAggtcaataattaaaaaaaaatcatgtgggtctcaaatttatctatttttttttaaaatatataagatttgCACATCCTAAAATCGTAAATatcatttgtatatatatagaacgtCATATGTAATAAAAGCTCGTATATTGGTCATGTTTTAgtaacatatatagtactaaaAGGGAGCCAGTACTCAAATTTCATTAAAACTAGTAACTGTTTAGACATTAATGTTATTAAATTGttgcaattttctaattttactGTTAAAATAAGAACAAAGACCTGATCTCGATCTGGCAGTTTCGAATTATCAATTTGGTCATCAATTGACTTTTAATGTTAATATGCTAATATTTCAATAGTTTACACAAAAACTCACATTTTGAAACCATCTCGCCTGTTTCTTCCTTAGTtactaaatttttctttttctttctaaataagACGAGAGATCTAGAAAATTGGTCTAGAGCCATGTAATCATGATCGAGTTGAGTAACTAACCGCAATATTTTGTTGCAATACTATATATCCCCTGTTTTCATGtatcatatatacataaattgatatgatttgatattagattgtaaaattatttttattataaattaaatttaacgtatcatttaaaattatgttaatttataaatttatttttatagaacaCTATCGCATTTCTCGATTGAGTATGCTTGACACGTACTCATCTTCTTAATCCTCAAATAGGGAAGCAACATGGGAATGTCCTCTTTTGGAAAAAGACGTGATAGATGGTTGTCCCTCGGAAAAGGAAGAAGACCTTCAAAATATTGCTAGATCATAAAGTGGTCATCTATGGGCCACAAgtaagggtgtaaatttaaaccggaaaatcggtctAGACCAACCGGTTTTGAACTAATCCGGTCCAGGACCGATTCTTGTAATGTAAAAATCGGCCGGAACTGGCCATCCGGTTCCAATTTTACGATTTTTCGAACTAGACcgattgataaaaaatatatatataaaataatattttatatataagttttatacaaaatattttttatatctaagttttatatataatatataattaaatgtggaatttttatacataatatacataattatatatcatatatgaaataatttcatattataatttataaattttaacataaaacgTTAATCTTAAAtgtgaacatttgtaatttgtgtgatcatatgctattaagataattatatataagataatattattataaaatgaaagtttaatcttaaaaatacaaatttaattgatcatatattatatagctatactaatatatagtttataactaatactaatatataactatagtaatagtctaataatttatatagctttactaatatataagtttataactaatactaatagtctaatatagactataattatacttatactaatatagttatactaaatcactataagtttgttactaatactaatatataactattctaatagtctaatattaatactattatatagtctaataatttatatagctatactaatatataagcttataattaatactaatatatagtttataactaatactaatatataactacactaatagtctaatattaatactattatatagtctaatatattatatagctacactaatatataagtctacaactatttaattaatactaatagtttaatatagactatagttatactaaatcactatcactaatactaatatataattatactaatagtctaatattaatactattatatagtctaatatattagactatagtatattaaatgtattacaaatatatatatatcaatgattcaatagatatatatatatatatatatatattatagtctatatatatatatatatattacaaatataatatagattatagttatacttataattaatatagttatactaaatcactaaaagtttataactaatactaatatatagtttatagctaatactaatatataagtatagtcactatactaatagtctaatattaatattattatatagtccaatatattatatagctatactaatatataagtttataaatatttaactaatactaatagactaatagtttattatagactatagttatagttatactaatataagttatactaaatcattataactaatactaatatataactatactaatagtctaatattaatagttaatactattatatagtctaatatattatactatagtatattaaatcaatattcCAGACcatcaaaaaaagttttaattaccatttttaaaaaaatacattgaaaatattaattcaataggaaacggcgccgtttcctCTATAACTAAACCCTAATTCCTAAAGTTTTATTCTCCCTCCCATCACATTCTgcatcattctctctctcgtccGCTCACGGCTCACTCTCTCGTCTGCATTTCTGTCTCGTAGCCTCGCCCCTTCTCACTCTCGAGTCTCTCATCTCTCAACTCTCTTGTCCGCTCACTCTCTCGTTTGCGTCTCTCAACTCTCAACTCTCttgtctctcgctctctcttctcttaagtctcaactctctcgtccctcactctctcttctcttaaGTCTCAACTTTCTCGGCCACACTTTGTCTCTCTGCTGAGTCTGCCTAGTGCCTCttcaaaggttttttttttgttttttttataaattaggtACTAGGCtttttgtgattgagttttatgatattagggttttgtgattgagttttgtgatattgggatttttgtaattgaattttgtgatattagggtttttgaatctgaaatttaggattttttgtaattgtgtttattattctgtttgtgatattagggttttgtgtttggaattgtgaaattactttaaaattatgatagacgatatttgtaatattcggattttttgaatccgaaatttactttgattaggttttgtgattgagtttgtgaaattatattgatagaattttttaatttttttacttgaatAACATTTGTCTTGTTTAATGTTTATCAATTGGGGTTGAGGATTTGAATAAACTGTGAAGGCTCAAcaattaaataagttttttttgttttcttataaacagatttttaatgataaactgtctaaatttcattttaaaagaaCTGAAAAATCAGATTGGACCGGAccagaaaccggtaaaactggaagtaccggtttaggagggtaaccggtgcgcaatcggttttgaaaaatgcaaaaccgatATATACTGTTTTgatcctagattttgtccaaaaccagatcgaaccggactggttacacccctagcaaCAAGTGTCAATTGGACCAAATGTAGGATGCTTGATGGATCAAACTTGTGAACTTAAAGCCTTGGCAATTTATTTCCAACATTACATATACTTTTGGCGTTTCTATTACATGAAAGTAGCTACAACAATCATATATTGTGAGCACAAGAAACGCAACCAAAGCGCAGAGTTCAACAGCAAACACCACCATATATAGCAGCTAGCAAGCTATGGCATCCCTAACACCATAACCACAAGATCGTTCTTAGTCCCAAATACCGACCTCCATGAAACCATCCTCAGTAGCACAGCCCCTAAACATCCCAGTGGTGTTAAAACCCCAAGCCACTTCTCCTTTATTCGACACAGCTATGAGCCCTGCCTTCCCTTCATCGAGCCGTTCCCTGATGACAAAGTTCACGGCCTCCTGAAGGCCCAGCTCCTTGTACTCCATCACCGCCGCCACCTCTCTCGCCAGGGTCCCGCGTATGATCGCCTCGCCCTCTCCGGTGCACGACACCCCGCAAAGATTGCATGCGTAGGTGCCAGCGCCGATCAGGGGCGAATCTCCGATGCGACCGCTCATCTTGTTCATGAGCCCCCCGGTTGATGTTGCCGCTGCGCAACGGCCCTGGCTGTCCACCACCACGCACCCAACCGTCTCCGGCGCATACACGCTGATTGGTAGCCCGTTCATCAGGATGGGACTCTCCACCACGGCGCTGCATGTCTCCAACCCCCCTGCCTCCGGGATCCTGTAATCAAACTGTATGCGACGATCCGGACGTATTCAGGATTAAGTTAGTGCGTTTCTGCCGTCTCGTGGGTTATGATATTTTTTGAAGACTTGCGAAGAAAACTAATCAGAGAGATTCAACGTACCATGATGGTGTTTGCTTCCTTTGCCAGTTTAAGCATTCCCACGTTCTCCTCCGTTATGAAATATTCATTGTCCACGACCTCCACACCCTGAAGAAATCAACaccatgaataaaaaaataaagatggatCACGGTTCCTCATACTATTAAACATCTAATCACCTAGAATATTTCtttgattttaataattattacattattaaatgattaaaatattatattacgTCATGTTTCAGTAAAACAACCACAGAAATGGGAAACTTTTGCCTTTCTTTCTCGTCTTTTCTCAGAAATTCAACCTGTAAGGAATACGCACACCCACAAGACAAATTACAATAGAAAATTCAGTGAAAACACGTGAAAATGAATGCGAAGGGACAGCCGGCTTAGATCTTTCTACAAGCGAAATGAAAAGCTGACgctctttcctttctttcttttttcccataAATTCCTTTTTGGGTAGAACCGTTAGAATCAGAGATTCAGACCTGTTGCCTGGCGAAATCTTCGGCGCCGGCGAAGGCTAGGTAGGAGTGGGGAGATCTCTCCATGACTAGTCGGGCAAGAGAGACGGGGTTCTTGACTGTAGTCAAGCCCGAAACGGCACCGCATCTCCTCCCAAGCCCATCCATGATGCTCGATTCCATCTCCACAGTACCTTTCGCCGTCAGGGCAGATCCACGTCCAGAATTAAAGACAGGATCTGTTTCGAGTTCTCTAACCTGTATCACACATTCGCAATCACAAAATGTaaagagagttttttttataagtaaaaaaagcTCGTAAATGCTGCGCTAGTAAGTATTCAATCGCGCAGACGAGACACGGAAGCCATGCAAACAATTAGTAAAAAAATGTGGTACAGTTTGAATTAGAAAATGCACTTTGCACTCATCTGTTTTCTCGGAAAATGCATGATAGAGAGGAAATCCAGACATGGAATTGGAGTGATAGTCATAAGATTgaaacttttcctttttatttcctTTGTAGGATTCAAATCGGAAAGTTACCGCATGACAACATCATAAGGAAAGGGAAACTGAACAGGGCAGTTACTGAAAAAGAAGCCACAGAAACAAAGAGAAAGGGACGTACAACTAGTTCGACAACATCGACGGCAGAGAGGTTGGA
Protein-coding sequences here:
- the LOC108990538 gene encoding probable isoaspartyl peptidase/L-asparaginase 2 produces the protein MERNMGGWAIAVHGGAGVDPNLPQQRQEEAKQLLTRCLNLGIDALRSNLSAVDVVELVVRELETDPVFNSGRGSALTAKGTVEMESSIMDGLGRRCGAVSGLTTVKNPVSLARLVMERSPHSYLAFAGAEDFARQQGVEVVDNEYFITEENVGMLKLAKEANTIMFDYRIPEAGGLETCSAVVESPILMNGLPISVYAPETVGCVVVDSQGRCAAATSTGGLMNKMSGRIGDSPLIGAGTYACNLCGVSCTGEGEAIIRGTLAREVAAVMEYKELGLQEAVNFVIRERLDEGKAGLIAVSNKGEVAWGFNTTGMFRGCATEDGFMEVGIWD